The Anolis carolinensis isolate JA03-04 chromosome 1, rAnoCar3.1.pri, whole genome shotgun sequence genome window below encodes:
- the klhl31 gene encoding kelch-like protein 31, which translates to MAPKKKNIKKSKVDINELTIIVEDGPLSKLNGLNGLLEGGNGFSCVSTEVSDALYSPNLLEGLCQMRLENFLCDLVIGTKTKSFDVHKVVMASCSDYFHNILKKDPSTQRVDLNDVSPLGLATVIAYAYTGKLTLSLYTIGSIISTAIYLQIHTLVKMCSDFLMQEINVENYMYIANIAETYGLKTAKEAAQKFIRDNFIEFSESDQFLKLSFDRINELLADDDLQLPSELVAFQIAMRWLEFDQKRGKYAADLLNNIRFGTISAQDLVNYVQTIPRMMQDMDCHRLLVDAMNYHLLPYHQNTLQSRRTRIRGGLRVLVTVGGRPALTEKSLSRDILYRDPDNGWKRLTEMPAKSFNQCVTVMDGFLYVAGGEDQNDARNQAKHAVSNFSRYDPRFNTWLHLANMNQKRTHFSLNVFNGLLFAVGGRNSEGCLSSVECYVPTINQWQMKAALEVARCCHASAVIDGRILVTGGYINNAYSRSVCMYDPAGDNWQDKPSLSTPRGWHCAVSLGEKVYVMGGSQLGGRGERVDVLPVECYSPYSGQWNYVAPLPTGVSTAGASTLNGRIYLVGGWNEIEKKYKKCIQCYNPDLNEWTEEDELPEATVGVSCCTIAMPSTKTRESRASSVSSVPVSI; encoded by the exons ATGGCGCCTAAGAAGAAGAACATCAAGAAGAGCAAGGTGGATATCAATGAGCTGACCATCATAGTGGAAGATGGGCCCCTCAGCAAACTGAATGGTTTGAATGGCCTTTTGGAAGGAGGGAATGGCTTCAGTTGTGTTTCAACAGAGGTTTCTGATGCTCTCTACAGTCCCAATCTTTTGGAAGGATTGTGCCAAATGAGGCTGGAAAACTTCCTCTGTGATTTAGTCATTGGTACTAAGACCAAATCTTTTGATGTCCACAAAGTAGTTATGGCTTCCTGTAGTGATTACTTCCATAATATACTGAAGAAAGATCCATCCACTCAAAGAGTAGACCTCAACGATGTGTCTCCTTTGGGTCTAGCTACTGTCATTGCATATGCCTACACCGGCAAGCTGACACTGTCATTGTATACTATAGGGAGCATTATCTCCACAGCCATTTACTTACAGATCCATACCCTTGTAAAGATGTGCAGTGATTTTTTGATGCAAGAAATCAATGTCGAAAACTACATGTACATTGCCAACATTGCAGAGACATATGGACTCAAGACCGCCAAGGAAGCGGCACAGAAATTCATCCGAGACAACTTCATTGAGTTTTCTGAGTCAGATCAGTTCTTAAAACTTTCTTTTGACCGGATCAATGAACTCCTTGCAGATGATGACTTGCAGTTGCCTTCTGAACTGGTTGCATTCCAGATTGCAATGAGATGGCTGGAGTTTGaccaaaaaagaggaaaatatgcTGCTGATCTTTTGAACAACATCCGGTTTGGTACTATCTCAGCTCAAGACTTGGTGAATTATGTGCAAACTATACCAAGAATGATGCAAGATATGGATTGCCATAGACTTTTAGTGGATGCCATGAATTACCATCTACTTCCATATCACCAGAATACACTACAGTCTAGAAGAACAAGGATTCGTGGTGGATTACGAGTCCTGGTCACAGTTGGGGGACGCCCAGCTTTAACAGAGAAATCCCTTAGCAGAGACATTTTATACAGAGATCCAGACAATGGATGGAAGAGGCTTACAGAAATGCCAGCTAAGAGCTTCAACCAATGTGTCACCGTGATGGATGGATTTCTCTATGTGGCAGGTGGTGAAGACCAGAACGATGCCAGGAATCAGGCTAAGCATGCGGTCAGCAATTTCTCCAG ATATGATCCTCGTTTCAACACATGGCTCCATCTGGCCAATATGAATCAAAAGCGCACGCATTTCAGCCTGAATGTGTTCAATGGCCTCCTTTTTGCAGTCGGTGGTCGCAACTCTGAGGGATGTCTCTCTTCTGTTGAATGTTACGTCCCTACCATTAACCAGTGGCAAATGAAAGCTGCACTGGAAGTGGCTCGCTGTTGCCATGCCAGTGCAGTCATAGATGGCAGGATCTTGGTCACGGGAGGGTACATAAATAATGCTTATTCGCGTTCTGTTTGTATGTACGACCCTGCTGGTGACAACTGGCAAGACAAGCCCAGCCTGAGCACTCCGAGAGGGTGGCACTGTGCCGTCTCCCTGGGGGAAAAGGTCTATGTCATGGGGGGGTCCCAGCTGGGAGGTCGTGGCGAACGTGTTGATGTGCTGCCGGTTGAGTGTTACAGCCCTTACTCAGGCCAATGGAATTATGTGGCACCTCTTCCCACAGGGGTGAGCACTGCAGGGGCTTCCACCCTCAATGGGAGGATTTACTTAGTGGGAGGCTGGAATGAAATAGAAAAGAAGTACAAGAAATGCATCCAGTGCTACAACCCTGATCTTAATGAATGGACCGAAGAGGATGAGTTGCCTGAAGCCACCGTAGGAGTGTCATGCTGTACCATTGCCATGCCCAGCACTAAGACCAGAGAATCCAGGGCAAGCTCAGTATCTTCAGTGCCAGTCAGTATTTAA